The bacterium sequence CGACACGGAGCTGCGTACCCTGACCGAGAAGCTCAACCAGATCCCTTCCCGGGTTGAAGACCTCAAGAAGGCGGCGGCAACGGTGAAGTCGGAGCTGGATCAGGCGAAAGTGGACATAGTCGAGCATAAGAAGCAGTACAAGCTCGGCGAGGTCGAGCTGAAGGGCACCGAGGAAAAGGCTGCCGGCTACTCGGTGCAGCTCTATTCGGCCAAGACCAATGAGCAGTACAAGGCTTTTCTGAAGGAAATCGAGGCCCAGAAGAAGCTGAAGAATGGTATCGAGGACCGGATGATTCTGCTCATGGAGGAGACCGAGGCCCTGGACCGCAAGGTAAGGGAGAACGAGAAGAAGAGCGCCGAGTTGGATATCGAGACGGCGCGCAAGATCGAGATGCTGGACAGTGAGAAGAAGGAGATCGAGGCCGCCATTGCCACCCGCAAGGAGCAGCGGGAGACCACCGTCGCCGAAATCCCGGCCGAGCTGCTGAAGCGATATGAGCGCGTCCGCGCCAGCAAAGGTGGAATCGCCGTCGCCACGGTCCGGAAGGAGCGTTGCAGCGGCTGCATGAGCCCGATTCCCGCTCAACGGATACTGGAAGTCGAACGGCAGGACCACCTCTACCTTTGCGAAGCCTGCGGCCGGATTCTGATCGTCGAGCAGGAATAGCCGGTATCCAACCGGCCGGGTTCCTCGTGCAAATTGACGGGTCTTCGCTGGGCAACCCCGGCCCGGCCGGAATCGGGGTACGCATCGTCGGACCGGATGGTTGCGTAGTCAAGGAAATAAGCCGCTACATCGGCACCCGCACCAACAATCAGGCCGAATACGAAGGCTTGCTCTGTGCCCTGTCGGAAAGCTCCGGGCTCGGCCCCGGGCGAGTCGTGATAAGGACCGATTCCGAGCTCCTGTACTATCAGATGGCGGGCAGGTACAAGGTGAAGAATCCGGAGTTGAAGGTACTGCACGCCAAGGCCTGCGAACTGAAACTGGAGATGCCCAACGTCGCCATCGAGCTGGTCCGTCGGGAACAGAACAAGGAGACCGACAAGCTCGCCAAGGCTGCGGCGCGGGCCGCAGACAACCGGCCGCAGGACCGACATTGAGTTAGCCACAGAGTACACCGAGAAGGCAGAGTGGGTGAAGACGTTGTCCTGATTCCGAAGCCTCGGTGGATTCTGCGCGTTCCGCGATCAAGAATCGGATTCAGGGACCGACCGCGACATGCCCAGGAATAGGGAACGCCGGGCCGCCATTACCTGGCTGATGCCGCTGGGGACTCTTATCCAGTTCATGCTTCCGCGCTGGTTCATGGTCAGGGTCGCGCAGGTGGCCGGTACGATAGTCTATCTTTCCAACCGACGCGGACGCGAGAAGTTCATGGACAATTGCCGGCACGTGATGGGCGCGGAGACGCCGGAATCGGAGCTGAGCGCCGTCGCGCGCAGGCTGTTCATCCACCTCGTCACCAACTACCTGGACCTGCTCAGTGTGCCGGCGATCAAACGTCGCGTCACCAGCCTCGTCGAATTCGACTCGCAGGGAGTGGACCGGATGATGGCCGAAGGACGCGGCATTGTTGTCGTGACCGGGCACATAGGAAACCACGACCTCGCCGGCGTCTACATGGCCGCCAAGGGTTACCCGATGTCGGCGGTCTACGAGCCGGTCCCGGGCGGCTGGGCCGATACGTTCAACCGTTACCGGGGAGCGACGGCGATGGAGACGATATCGGTTTCCGACCGGCGGGCCATGGCTCGGGCTCTGCTTCGGCACCGTTTGCTGGCGCTCGTGTCTGACCGCGACATCACCGGCAACGGCACGCTCTGTCCCGCGTTTGACTCCTATCGTTACTACCCCAAAGGTGCGGCCGCGTACGCGCTTCGCCTGAAGATACCGATACTGGTCGCCGCCTGCCTGTTCCAGCACAAGCCCGGGCGGCCACCCTATTACATGTACTACCGGCGGATCCGGTTCACACCCACGGGAGACATGAACGCGGACGTGCCCGTATTCACCGCGGAGATAGCCGCCGCGCTTAACGACATCATCCGGGAGCACCCGGACCAATGGCTCGTGTTCAACGGGGCCTGGCAGCCCAAACCATGAAGGTTAAGATACGGCGACTCGGCGACGTCCCTCTCCCCTGCCGTCAGACACCGGGTTCGTCCGGATTCGACCTCTGTGCGACAGAGGACATGACAGTGGCGGCACACGGTTTCGCAACCGTCGGCACGGGCATAGCCATCGAACTGCGGGACCGGACCGAAGCCCAGGTGCGGCCGAGGTCCGGGCTGGCTGCCAAGCACGGCATTGGCATCCTCAACAGCCCGGGTACAATTGATGCAGACTACCGTGGAGAAATAAAGGTCGTGCTCTTCAATACGTCCGACCGGGACTACCAGGTTCGTCGCGGGGATCGTATTGCCCAACTCGTCTTCAGCACCGTGACGGAAGTCGAACTCGTTGAGGCGAACGAACTCTCTGAGACTGGTCGTGGTACCGGCGGCTTTGGACACACGGGCGCATGACATTGCAGATTCGAGATTCTGGATTGCAGATTGACGTGGGACCAAGGACATGGTAGTGGGACCCGCGGACAAAGCCCTGCGCATCTGCCTCGTCTCGGCCGCCTACCGGCCCTATCCCTCCGGTGTCAGCGAACACGTTCACCATCTCGCCGAGGGTCTGCGCGAACTCGGTCAGGACATCAGCATCCTGACTACAGCCTATCCCGGATTCGAAGGAAGCACCTCGTCTTTGCCCGTCACACGCTTCGGCCGCGCCCTGTTCCTCCCCATGAACCGCTCCTACGCAACCCTGCCGGTCGGTTCCAAGCTGTCCGGCCAGGTCAAGCGTTTTCTCCGCGACACCGACTTCGACATCGTCCACTGCCACGGAATGTTCTGGCCCGAAATATCCTACTGGGCCATCCGGCACAGCCGCGCGGTGAACGTCGTGACCTTCGTGACCGCCGGCTTCAGAATCCACACTGCCGGGGCAGGTGCTTTCCGTTTCCTGTTCCGACGCCAGTTGGCGAGAATCAACGGTCGCATCGCCATATCCCGTCGGGCACGTGAAGCAATCGAACCCTACGTGCCCGGCGACTTCCGAATCGTGCCCTCCGGCATCGACCTCGGCCGCTTCCGCGCCGGCTTGTCGCC is a genomic window containing:
- a CDS encoding ribonuclease HI family protein; protein product: MQIDGSSLGNPGPAGIGVRIVGPDGCVVKEISRYIGTRTNNQAEYEGLLCALSESSGLGPGRVVIRTDSELLYYQMAGRYKVKNPELKVLHAKACELKLEMPNVAIELVRREQNKETDKLAKAAARAADNRPQDRH
- the dut gene encoding dUTP diphosphatase, coding for MKVKIRRLGDVPLPCRQTPGSSGFDLCATEDMTVAAHGFATVGTGIAIELRDRTEAQVRPRSGLAAKHGIGILNSPGTIDADYRGEIKVVLFNTSDRDYQVRRGDRIAQLVFSTVTEVELVEANELSETGRGTGGFGHTGA
- a CDS encoding glycosyltransferase family 4 protein, producing the protein MVVGPADKALRICLVSAAYRPYPSGVSEHVHHLAEGLRELGQDISILTTAYPGFEGSTSSLPVTRFGRALFLPMNRSYATLPVGSKLSGQVKRFLRDTDFDIVHCHGMFWPEISYWAIRHSRAVNVVTFVTAGFRIHTAGAGAFRFLFRRQLARINGRIAISRRAREAIEPYVPGDFRIVPSGIDLGRFRAGLSPRPERKPGERRILFLGRLDERKGLEVLLRALPAVRGAIPNVRLTVVGSGPMETRARQTAAELSIADAVDFLGSAPPEELPHLYAGCDVYCAPGLGGETLGIVLLEAMASGAPVVASRIPGYDETIRDGVDGVLVPPAEPDALSAALVNVLTDDSRRRFLAAAGLERAQGYAWPKIAARTLELYRELLRARAIHP
- a CDS encoding C4-type zinc ribbon domain-containing protein, producing MKESFRLLWHLQQLDTELRTLTEKLNQIPSRVEDLKKAAATVKSELDQAKVDIVEHKKQYKLGEVELKGTEEKAAGYSVQLYSAKTNEQYKAFLKEIEAQKKLKNGIEDRMILLMEETEALDRKVRENEKKSAELDIETARKIEMLDSEKKEIEAAIATRKEQRETTVAEIPAELLKRYERVRASKGGIAVATVRKERCSGCMSPIPAQRILEVERQDHLYLCEACGRILIVEQE